One window of Desulfallas thermosapovorans DSM 6562 genomic DNA carries:
- the mtrB gene encoding trp RNA-binding attenuation protein MtrB: MNDFNELAGEYIVIKALENGVTIIGLTRGRDTKFHHSEKLDKGEVMVAQFTQHTSAIKIRGRAEVMTKHGNLRTDQV, translated from the coding sequence ATGAACGATTTTAATGAATTGGCCGGAGAATATATTGTGATCAAGGCATTGGAAAACGGGGTGACCATCATTGGTCTTACCCGGGGGCGTGATACAAAGTTTCACCATAGCGAAAAACTGGATAAGGGTGAAGTAATGGTAGCCCAATTCACTCAACATACTTCGGCTATCAAGATACGCGGCCGGGCGGAGGTAATGACCAAACACGGCAACCTGAGAACCGACCAGGTATAA
- a CDS encoding DNA polymerase III subunit alpha — MFVHLHVHTEYSLLDGAARIKDAVNAAVQMDMPALAITDHGVMYGVVDFYKTCKKNNIKPIIGCEVYVAPRTRHDRTPRVDDNLHHLVLLAENNTGLRNLFQLVSQAFTEGFYYKPRVDKELLAAHSQGLIALSGCIAGEVTSHIIKDNPDRAAQSAADYVDIFGKENFYLELQDHGFAEQRTANRGLLQLHQKSGIPLVVTNDVHYVLRKHSEMQDVLLCIQTGKTVDDPGRMKFQSQELYLKSEREMAMLFGEMAGAMKNTVRIADRCQVELEFGKLHLPEYKVPEGHTLDSYLRELCLEGIKWRYGGINDEVLKRLDYELGVIKQMGYSAYFLIVWDFIHYARQQGIPVGPGRGSAAGSLVAYVLGITELDPLKYDLLFERFLNPERVSMPDIDIDFCFERRGEVIEYVTRKYGSDRVAQIATFGTMAAKAAIRDVGRVLGMAYSDVDRIAKLVPNDLKITIEKALQDSPELKQVYREDAQVQRLLDMAALLEGMPRHASTHAAGVVITRQPLTHYLPLYKAADGPLTTQFAKDPVEELGLLKMDFLGLRTLTVIADAVRMIAENHGVEININEIPLDDAATFELLSRGDGVGVFQLESSGMRAILKDLKPEVFEDIIALVALYRPGPLGSGMVDDFIKSKHGEKKVEYLHPLLEPILKDTYGVILYQEQVMRIASDMAGFSLGEADLMRRAMGKKKPEILAGLRVQFIEGAEKNNVDANIAGQVFDLIEYFAGYGFNKSHSAAYALVSYQTAYLKANYPVEFMAALLTSVRDNTDKVSFYIEECRRMGIDVLPPDVNTSGVDFTVSGASIRFGMAAIKNVGLNAVKCIIDVKERGGPYVSFADFCQRVDTRLINRRVLENLIKSGALDSLGHHRSQMMAAIDAGLGLAQLAQQDRQNGQRSLLDFWGDDVKKTLSLDMPGIAEFEPGDLLVMEKEALGLYVSGHPLSQYRETILRHTTHQTVILSELEDRTEVVVGGILSTVKKITTKKGDSMAFANLEDLSGTVELVIFPRCYQQYASLLKVDSPVLAKGVTSINGEEVKVIVDTLETMTLRKYGELFIKLEDVTMETIARLQMVLCSHPGECPVYLYFPRDNKLALADSRFWVNLDSDVVQQLTGFLGSERVKIKDAHDHRDGAAAVEQVN, encoded by the coding sequence TTGTTTGTCCACCTGCATGTACACACCGAATATAGCCTGCTGGACGGGGCGGCTAGGATCAAGGATGCGGTGAATGCTGCCGTCCAAATGGATATGCCTGCACTGGCCATCACCGACCACGGAGTTATGTACGGTGTGGTAGATTTCTACAAGACCTGTAAAAAGAATAATATTAAACCTATCATTGGCTGCGAGGTATATGTGGCACCGCGAACCAGGCATGATCGTACACCCCGGGTGGATGATAACCTGCATCACTTGGTGTTACTGGCGGAAAATAACACTGGCCTGAGAAATCTGTTCCAGCTGGTTTCCCAGGCTTTTACCGAAGGTTTCTATTACAAACCCCGGGTGGACAAGGAACTACTGGCCGCCCACAGCCAGGGGCTAATTGCTTTGAGCGGCTGTATTGCCGGTGAAGTAACCTCCCATATTATCAAGGATAACCCTGACCGGGCCGCCCAAAGCGCGGCTGATTATGTGGATATATTCGGAAAGGAAAATTTCTACCTGGAACTGCAAGACCACGGTTTTGCCGAGCAAAGGACTGCCAATAGGGGTTTGCTGCAGTTGCACCAAAAATCAGGCATACCGCTGGTAGTTACCAACGACGTGCACTATGTACTGCGCAAGCACTCTGAGATGCAGGATGTGCTGTTATGTATTCAGACCGGCAAAACCGTTGATGATCCCGGGCGTATGAAATTCCAGTCCCAGGAGCTTTACTTGAAAAGTGAGCGGGAGATGGCCATGCTGTTCGGGGAAATGGCCGGGGCAATGAAGAATACGGTGCGCATTGCTGACCGTTGCCAGGTGGAATTGGAGTTCGGAAAGCTGCACCTGCCCGAGTACAAGGTGCCCGAAGGGCATACGCTGGACTCATATTTAAGGGAACTTTGCCTGGAAGGTATCAAGTGGCGTTATGGCGGTATAAATGATGAGGTGCTAAAAAGGCTGGATTATGAACTGGGCGTCATCAAACAAATGGGTTATTCGGCCTATTTTTTAATAGTTTGGGATTTTATTCATTATGCCAGGCAGCAAGGCATTCCGGTGGGTCCTGGGCGTGGTTCGGCAGCGGGCAGTCTAGTGGCCTATGTGCTGGGTATCACGGAGTTGGACCCGCTGAAGTACGATTTGCTGTTTGAGCGTTTTCTGAATCCCGAAAGGGTATCCATGCCCGATATAGATATAGACTTTTGCTTTGAAAGGCGCGGGGAAGTTATCGAGTATGTAACCAGAAAATACGGATCCGACCGGGTGGCCCAGATTGCCACCTTTGGTACCATGGCTGCCAAGGCCGCCATTCGTGATGTGGGCCGGGTGTTGGGAATGGCCTACAGCGATGTGGACCGCATTGCCAAGCTGGTGCCCAATGATTTGAAAATCACCATTGAAAAAGCCCTGCAGGATTCACCCGAGTTGAAACAGGTGTATCGCGAGGATGCCCAGGTGCAACGGCTACTGGACATGGCTGCCCTGCTGGAGGGTATGCCCAGGCATGCCTCTACCCACGCCGCCGGGGTGGTGATCACCCGGCAACCCCTGACCCATTACCTGCCCCTTTACAAGGCAGCGGATGGGCCCCTGACCACCCAGTTTGCCAAGGATCCGGTGGAGGAACTGGGTTTGTTGAAAATGGACTTTTTGGGGCTCCGCACCTTGACAGTGATCGCTGACGCGGTGCGCATGATTGCTGAGAATCATGGTGTGGAAATCAATATCAATGAAATACCCCTGGACGATGCGGCCACATTTGAACTGCTCAGCCGTGGTGACGGGGTAGGTGTATTCCAGCTGGAAAGCAGCGGCATGCGCGCCATCCTCAAAGACTTAAAGCCCGAGGTTTTTGAGGATATCATAGCCCTGGTGGCCCTGTACCGGCCAGGGCCGCTGGGCAGCGGTATGGTGGATGACTTTATTAAAAGCAAACACGGTGAAAAAAAGGTGGAATACCTGCACCCTTTGCTGGAGCCTATATTAAAGGACACTTATGGTGTAATTCTGTATCAAGAACAGGTTATGCGCATTGCCAGTGACATGGCGGGATTCTCCCTGGGCGAGGCCGATTTAATGCGCCGGGCCATGGGCAAGAAAAAGCCCGAAATACTGGCCGGACTAAGGGTCCAATTCATCGAGGGCGCAGAGAAGAATAATGTAGATGCCAATATTGCCGGGCAGGTATTTGATTTAATTGAATACTTTGCCGGATATGGATTTAATAAAAGTCACTCGGCGGCTTACGCGCTAGTCTCTTACCAGACCGCTTATCTAAAGGCCAATTACCCGGTGGAGTTTATGGCCGCACTTTTGACATCGGTCAGAGATAACACTGATAAGGTTTCTTTTTATATTGAGGAGTGCCGCCGTATGGGCATTGATGTGTTGCCGCCGGATGTAAACACAAGCGGTGTGGATTTTACAGTTTCCGGTGCTAGTATAAGGTTTGGTATGGCTGCCATTAAAAACGTGGGCTTAAATGCCGTCAAGTGTATTATTGATGTCAAAGAGCGCGGCGGCCCCTATGTGTCCTTTGCTGACTTTTGCCAGCGTGTGGATACCCGACTGATTAACCGCCGGGTGTTGGAAAATCTAATTAAGAGCGGTGCCCTGGATTCTCTGGGCCATCACCGCTCGCAAATGATGGCCGCTATAGATGCCGGGTTGGGCTTGGCTCAATTGGCGCAGCAGGATCGCCAAAACGGCCAGCGTTCGCTGCTGGACTTTTGGGGGGACGATGTAAAGAAAACCCTTTCCTTGGATATGCCCGGTATTGCGGAGTTCGAACCCGGTGACTTGCTGGTAATGGAAAAAGAGGCATTGGGCCTTTATGTTAGCGGGCACCCGCTGTCACAGTACCGTGAAACCATTTTAAGGCATACCACTCACCAAACAGTTATCCTGAGCGAATTGGAGGATCGCACCGAGGTAGTGGTGGGGGGCATACTGAGCACGGTGAAAAAGATAACCACCAAAAAAGGAGATAGCATGGCCTTTGCCAACCTGGAGGATTTATCCGGCACGGTGGAACTGGTAATCTTTCCCCGCTGCTACCAGCAGTATGCCTCCTTACTCAAGGTGGACAGCCCAGTGCTGGCCAAGGGCGTAACCAGTATTAATGGAGAAGAGGTCAAGGTTATTGTTGATACATTGGAAACCATGACTTTGCGAAAATATGGCGAGTTGTTTATCAAGTTGGAGGATGTAACCATGGAAACAATCGCCAGATTGCAAATGGTTTTATGCTCTCATCCCGGTGAGTGTCCGGTCTATCTTTATTTCCCCCGGGATAACAAACTGGCCCTGGCGGACAGCCGCTTTTGGGTTAACCTGGATTCCGATGTAGTACAGCAGTTGACAGGTTTTTTAGGCTCGGAACGGGTAAAAATAAAAGATGCTCATGATCATCGTGATGGAGCCGCTGCGGTCGAGCAAGTAAATTAA